The sequence GAAGATCTAGCTAATTTAATCGAGGAATACAATCGAGCTACCAATCAAAAGATCAGAGCCTTCCTTTCCATCTCTAAAAAAATatcctcttctttttcttcatcgtcatcatcatcatcttcctcATCATCGTCATTATCAGCTTCTAATAGCTATGCAGCTACTTCGTCATCAACACCGAGATGTTACCATCAGATGTCGAAGCCCGTACCTTATCCTGTGAAGCAGGAGATTATTCATCACCATCCTAAtcctcaaaaaaaaaaaagaaaaaaaattaatgaattggGGACTGTAAATCGTTAAGATGGATTTACGTTTTTTCTTTGGTCCGTggaaaattaatgaattttcaGTCCAATTTCCGAGTATGGATtccaagaaaaaaaacttCTTGTTATTGTGATGGTGAGTTCTTTTCCCCCTTTTTGGATTGTGAAGTCATTTCTATTTCCAGTTTTTCGGCTAGCACCGTCCAGCCAAATTTCCATTCGCGTGCAACAGCAGATCATTCTCTATTGTCACTTGCCAGATTCCTCCATAGTTGCGTGCTACGTCGTCTTCTTCTTTATTGATCATTGATGGCTTATGCTTCGCACATTCTTCCGGGCCATTATTGTTATATATCCACTTCCCCTTTCCTAAGCCTTATCTTCTTATGATTTCGTCTCGTCATTCGTTGttcttgtttgtttgtttctttgtgTTTTATTGTGTGTTATCACTTTGTTTGATTTATTGAAATAGAAACTGAAATTGAAACTGAAATGCCTTTGTTTGGATTGGATTTGAAACTGAAACTGAAATTACAAATACTATTTATAGGGATTGATGGGTTCAGAGATGAGAAGAGGGAACAGATAcaagaaagtaaaatgaatttgagtttgagtttagACATGAGAGATAAAGTTGAGATGTTGTTAATTGCTGACTAGGATAAAGTATATGTAACAGATCATGGTATTTTATAAATCCGGCCGGATTTCTTCAGAGAAAATACAGAAATAATAGGAGTGgtatcaaaaagaaacaaatttaagGTTTAGtaccatttaaaaaaaagtataaaagttTGGTACAGCGGTACATTTAACCCGCTCTTATGTGTGTCTATATGATGTGAGGTTCACCATTCTTGTCCTtttcaagtttttcttttttattttccagaTCTGTAGAgtaaagttttcttttaattaaatttgttgataaattattagataCACCCTCCTTTATCAGTCAGAATTTGGATCTTCTTAGCTTGTAAAAAAGATTCTTTAAACCTATTTACTGGAAAAGTTAAAATTCAGTTTGTAAAATAGATTTTCTTGGACCTATTTGTTGAAAAAGTTGAGATTCCTTATGGGATTGTGACAAGAAAACCAGTAGCAAAACATTTTGCTTTTTACTGAGTTCCCTTCAATAAATGAGTGAGCTTCTCATGCCATTAGTTCAATTAATTCTCTTGCAGATTCTACTCAAACTACGTCATTATGCAGGCATCTGAATTAACAAATTTGTTTGAGCCAGTCGCTAATAAtgatatcatattataaaataaatcctTTGGTAATGTTCCAAAGCCGCTTTTAATGATGACTTTGCCCATGCAGGGACTATTGAATTATTGCAATCCGCCggtatttttgttattaaatcCAACGCAACTCTAATAGCATAGATACAAGTATTTATAAATGGatttaaattaaactttaatatttatatcgTATTCAAATTTGAACTTTTAGATATCTATTATCcaattatttaaatagatatgaatataaattatctGAATTAAATATTGGATATCcgtttaaaagatatatatatatatatatatatatatatatatatatatatgtctaaaataaaataataaaaaattaaaattaattgaaattttatttaaaatcatattttaaattttataattttttattttattaatttctattaatatattttaaaatctaattactATAAATGGATACTATTTATATTAGTAGATATTTAATGAATAGagtatttactatttatttaaatatttataaaacttatttaataactatatatatattaaagatatattttcAACAAATTCAGATAGCGTAaaggtatttttatttatatatgtgataaatttagataattaaattaaattttttaaataaatttgtgaTTTGAATATTTCTAAATGAGATAACCGTTGCTATTTCTAACCTATTGCACTTTTGGAGCCGACACGGACTCGCAACATATCTGAATGGTTATATTTATCTcattatctataaaaataaaaagaaagaaaaagattgagTTGGATCTCTTAATGATGCCACATCATTGCATAGGAGTTTGAGTAGTTCTACTAAGGCCAAAGCCAAATCTTAAGTGCTCCTTGAATTTGTACAATAGCAAAGGTGAAGCAACTCTTAAGAGGGAAATGCATTTTAAGGTTGTCTTAATCAACATCAATATATGCTTAAATaagttgtttctttttgttcatttcaAAGCTAAAACTACTTCTAATTTGGGGTGTTTTATTAGGATCCATTCTTCGCCAAGATTTCCATACTAATACTATACCTAatggaaaaaaatatatgattaatgttattttgcctatttaattttagattgtGACTTAGCCCATTTGTCCATAGGATCCATCTGATCAGTTGTTCTACATGTTATGAAAATCAAGCAACCAACTAAAGTAAATCCTTAGAAAAACATGCGTACAAGTTAACCAAACACATCTTAAATTTGGCTTGACAGAATGAGAAATAGGAGCATTTCCAATGCCAAAGGGATTTGATGATAATAAAACTGTATtacaattttcatttaatttgattttgagatAGGTAAGTTTGAactatgatatatatttttaacgtGATCTCATTTGATGGGTAAATAAAGATATCCGTTATATTATATGAGaatatcataatttaattaattaacatatattcatttagccattcaatattataaaatttacaagaaatgtaacatttttattttacaaataaaatgtAATCGACAACATTCATTTCTTAtgtaaattgaaataaaaaatacaaataaaaaggtGGAGTTATTTAAAGCACTGAATCACTGATGATATTAATAGCCAAgacataatattttcttttcttttgcttcaagaatttacattttaaaataatctcaatatttgtaaaaatacaaaatctcAGCtactttaaaaaagaataaaattaggGTGTTGAACATTGACCTATCCTTTAAAATGtacagaaagaaaaatagaaattacaATGTTCAAGGAGTAACAAGATTGAGGAGGGACACCCTATTTTGGATTAGGCATCTAAAAACACAATCTAATTTAGCTTCAATGCCTTGGGTGCTGGCAGCAAGTGTCTTTAGTCTCTCTTGCATTTCTTGCACATCAAACCTGGCATTCTCTTTTCTGATTTGTCCAAGAATGGAAAAGAGTGCAATATCAACTCTTCCTACCTCATTGAAAATCTTCTGATCTTTATCAGAACCAAGAAATCCTGAACGTATCAGTTTTGATATCAATGGCCATCCGCCTGTACTTGTCTTCGTTATTGGTAGAGACAAGAATAACATGACAGATTGAAATAAGCCAATTGCAATTGCATGCACTTCTTTCATCACTTTAATCAGATACGATGAGTGATGCTCTTCATACGACGTAGGAGATGAcactgttttcttttccagtCTCTTCAACGTTCTAATGGAGTTGGCAATGTCTTTCCTTGCTCTCTTTCTGAAACTAACATAAGCTTGAACGTTGCTTTCAATGCTTGAATCTTTACCCCTTCTGCGTAGTGCGGACTGCAGGTCCTGGATGTGTTCTTGCATTGTCAAGAACATGTCTCTTGCAGTGCTGCATACGTCTATTAATCCGATGGACCCATCAAGTACATCTTCGACCTGGTTTAAATGATGATGGTGAAGAGATTGCTGGGTCTGAGGAGAGTGAGTGAGTTCATCAATGCAGATAAACAGCTCTGCGAGCCTAGTCAAGCCAGTTTGAAGAGTCTCAACTCCTAAAGGATTTAAACTGG comes from Ricinus communis isolate WT05 ecotype wild-type chromosome 5, ASM1957865v1, whole genome shotgun sequence and encodes:
- the LOC107261460 gene encoding uncharacterized protein LOC107261460 gives rise to the protein MSLRDEDCLCSYGVKCLFQIQSKQRHLTGPSIPRYPDGELRYHGGETRVLAVDRSIAFSELLMKLGELRGTKVSVVRCQLPKEDLDALLSITCDEDLANLIEEYNRATNQKIRAFLSISKKISSSFSSSSSSSSSSSSSLSASNSYAATSSSTPRCYHQMSKPVPYPVKQEIIHHHPNPQKKKRKKINELGTVNR
- the LOC112535283 gene encoding uncharacterized protein LOC112535283, translating into MAGLSTMNNNSVHIPVRSISLPSRLHPNSLKIEAGLTRLKSASSLNPLGVETLQTGLTRLAELFICIDELTHSPQTQQSLHHHHLNQVEDVLDGSIGLIDVCSTARDMFLTMQEHIQDLQSALRRRGKDSSIESNVQAYVSFRKRARKDIANSIRTLKRLEKKTVSSPTSYEEHHSSYLIKVMKEVHAIAIGLFQSVMLFLSLPITKTSTGGWPLISKLIRSGFLGSDKDQKIFNEVGRVDIALFSILGQIRKENARFDVQEMQERLKTLAASTQGIEAKLDCVFRCLIQNRVSLLNLVTP